The genomic region CGGATCGCCGTTTACCCGGGCCGCCGGCTTTCCTTGCAGAAACACGCGCATCGCGCCGAGCACTGGATCGTGGTCGAGGGTACGGCAATCGTCACCTGCGATGATGAGACCTTCGAACTTGACAAGAACCAGTCGACATTCATCCCGTTGGGCGCCGTTCACCGCCTCGAGAACCGGGGTCCGGGGCTGCTGAAGCTGATCGAGGTTCAATCGGGTGATTACCTCGGCGAAGACGATATCGTCCGTTTGGAGGACGCCTACGGCCGGACCTAATACCAAATCCCGTTGATCATGACCTATGTGCCCATTGCCTGTGTCCGATCGACATGATTTTCCAGGGCTGATCGATGAGCTTGTTCCAGGCGTCACAGCAGTGGTCGACGATGTCGTCGTATGAGTTGAAGACGCGG from Alphaproteobacteria bacterium harbors:
- a CDS encoding IS630 family transposase; translated protein: RVFNSYDDIVDHCCDAWNKLIDQPWKIMSIGHRQWAHRS